Proteins encoded by one window of Cydia fagiglandana chromosome Z, ilCydFagi1.1, whole genome shotgun sequence:
- the LOC134678285 gene encoding uncharacterized protein LOC134678285 isoform X1, whose product MDRKLVSGPGKMATKKAPEPKSFPEPKSSTSTADATESTPLVSKNGPEDPTGREEGGGLSMKQTVLLIAGEMAGSGVLALPRALARTGWFGVPVIILMCIIAAFSGKRLGDCWTMIEARDPKMRSRQRNPYAIIAEQSLGKTWSVVVSCAMMVTLFGASVVYLLLAAQIIEHVFLALLPTMTICVWYLIVAGAMTPLLLFATPKDFYFTGVIAFGSTVVACVLYFIQMMNDVRPFVFRYGLHGFQEFFLALGTIMFAFGGASTFPTIQNDMADRSKFSKTIQYSFGAILLLYLPIAIAGYAVYGEAVSPNIVTSLSSTPLTLVANVLMAVHLVFAFIIIINPVCQEVEELYEVPRDSVGWRMIVRLSIMGAILFIGESVPRFYTILALVGGTSVALLTFILPAYCYLKLVEQTPPDQAVSQPGWMKMACWQVIAVGAVGGVIATYSAISAIFSTAQATPCYLR is encoded by the exons ATGGACAGGAAATTGG TTTCAGGACCGGGCAAGATGGCGACAAAGAAAGCTCCTGAACCGAAGTCTTTTCCTGAACCGAAGTCTTCGACGAGCACTGCTGACGCTACCGAGTCAACTCCGCTCGTCTCCAAGAAT GGACCAGAGGATCCGACGGGCCGCGAAGAGGGCGGAGGCCTATCCATGAAGCAGACTGTCCTTCTGATAGCCGGCGAGATGGCGGGCAGCGGAGTGCTGGCTCTACCGAGAGCGCTCGCTAGAACtg GATGGTTCGGTGTCCCGGTGATCATTCTGATGTGCATTATTGCGGCGTTCAGTGGCAAGAGGCTCGGCGACTGTTGGACCATGATCGAGGCCCGCGACCCCAAGATGAGGAGCAGGCAGCGAAACCCATATGCTATTATCGCCGAACAGTCTTTAGGAAAAACTTGGAG TGTGGTGGTGTCATGCGCCATGATGGTGACGCTCTTCGGCGCGTCGGTGGTGTACCTGCTGCTGGCGGCGCAGATCATCGAGCACGTGTTCCTGGCGCTGCTGCCGACCATGACCATCTGCGTGTGGTACCTCATCGTGGCCGGCGCCATGACGCCGCTGCTCCTCTTCGCCACGCCCAAGGACTTTTA ttttacgGGTGTGATTGCCTTCGGGTCCACGGTGGTGGCGTGCGTGCTGTACTTCATCCAGATGATGAACGATGTGAGGCCATTCGTCTTCCGCTACGGCCTCCACGGATTCCAAGAGTTCTTTCTAGCTCTCGGAACTATCATGTTCGCTTTTGGCGGAGCCTCTACTTTCCctaccatacaaaatgacatggCTGATAGATCGAAGTTCAGTAAGACTATCCAGTACAGTTTCGGAG CAATCTTGCTGCTGTACCTGCCCATCGCCATCGCCGGGTACGCGGTATACGGCGAGGCCGTGTCGCCCAACATCGTGACGTCACTGTCCTCGACGCCGCTCACCCTCGTAGCCAACGTGCTCATGGCCGTCCACCTCGTGTTcgcgttcatcatcatcatcaacccCGTCTGCCAGGAGGTCGAGGAGCTGTACGAGGTGCCTAGAG ATTCCGTCGGCTGGCGCATGATAGTGCGTTTGTCGATAATGGGCGCGATCCTGTTCATCGGCGAGAGCGTGCCGCGGTTCTACACGATCCTGGCGCTGGTGGGCGGCACCAGCGTGGCGCTGCTCACGTTCATCCTGCCCGCCTACTGCTACCTCAAGCTCGTGGAGCAGACGCCGCCGGACCAGGCCGT CAGCCAGCCGGGCTGGATGAAGATGGCGTGCTGGCAGGTGATCGCCGTGGGCGCGGTGGGCGGCGTCATCGCTACCTACAGCGCTATCAGCGCCATCTTCAGCACGGCGCAGGCCACGCCGTGCTATCTACGATAA
- the LOC134678285 gene encoding uncharacterized protein LOC134678285 isoform X2 has translation MDRKLGPGKMATKKAPEPKSFPEPKSSTSTADATESTPLVSKNGPEDPTGREEGGGLSMKQTVLLIAGEMAGSGVLALPRALARTGWFGVPVIILMCIIAAFSGKRLGDCWTMIEARDPKMRSRQRNPYAIIAEQSLGKTWSVVVSCAMMVTLFGASVVYLLLAAQIIEHVFLALLPTMTICVWYLIVAGAMTPLLLFATPKDFYFTGVIAFGSTVVACVLYFIQMMNDVRPFVFRYGLHGFQEFFLALGTIMFAFGGASTFPTIQNDMADRSKFSKTIQYSFGAILLLYLPIAIAGYAVYGEAVSPNIVTSLSSTPLTLVANVLMAVHLVFAFIIIINPVCQEVEELYEVPRDSVGWRMIVRLSIMGAILFIGESVPRFYTILALVGGTSVALLTFILPAYCYLKLVEQTPPDQAVSQPGWMKMACWQVIAVGAVGGVIATYSAISAIFSTAQATPCYLR, from the exons ATGGACAGGAAATTGG GACCGGGCAAGATGGCGACAAAGAAAGCTCCTGAACCGAAGTCTTTTCCTGAACCGAAGTCTTCGACGAGCACTGCTGACGCTACCGAGTCAACTCCGCTCGTCTCCAAGAAT GGACCAGAGGATCCGACGGGCCGCGAAGAGGGCGGAGGCCTATCCATGAAGCAGACTGTCCTTCTGATAGCCGGCGAGATGGCGGGCAGCGGAGTGCTGGCTCTACCGAGAGCGCTCGCTAGAACtg GATGGTTCGGTGTCCCGGTGATCATTCTGATGTGCATTATTGCGGCGTTCAGTGGCAAGAGGCTCGGCGACTGTTGGACCATGATCGAGGCCCGCGACCCCAAGATGAGGAGCAGGCAGCGAAACCCATATGCTATTATCGCCGAACAGTCTTTAGGAAAAACTTGGAG TGTGGTGGTGTCATGCGCCATGATGGTGACGCTCTTCGGCGCGTCGGTGGTGTACCTGCTGCTGGCGGCGCAGATCATCGAGCACGTGTTCCTGGCGCTGCTGCCGACCATGACCATCTGCGTGTGGTACCTCATCGTGGCCGGCGCCATGACGCCGCTGCTCCTCTTCGCCACGCCCAAGGACTTTTA ttttacgGGTGTGATTGCCTTCGGGTCCACGGTGGTGGCGTGCGTGCTGTACTTCATCCAGATGATGAACGATGTGAGGCCATTCGTCTTCCGCTACGGCCTCCACGGATTCCAAGAGTTCTTTCTAGCTCTCGGAACTATCATGTTCGCTTTTGGCGGAGCCTCTACTTTCCctaccatacaaaatgacatggCTGATAGATCGAAGTTCAGTAAGACTATCCAGTACAGTTTCGGAG CAATCTTGCTGCTGTACCTGCCCATCGCCATCGCCGGGTACGCGGTATACGGCGAGGCCGTGTCGCCCAACATCGTGACGTCACTGTCCTCGACGCCGCTCACCCTCGTAGCCAACGTGCTCATGGCCGTCCACCTCGTGTTcgcgttcatcatcatcatcaacccCGTCTGCCAGGAGGTCGAGGAGCTGTACGAGGTGCCTAGAG ATTCCGTCGGCTGGCGCATGATAGTGCGTTTGTCGATAATGGGCGCGATCCTGTTCATCGGCGAGAGCGTGCCGCGGTTCTACACGATCCTGGCGCTGGTGGGCGGCACCAGCGTGGCGCTGCTCACGTTCATCCTGCCCGCCTACTGCTACCTCAAGCTCGTGGAGCAGACGCCGCCGGACCAGGCCGT CAGCCAGCCGGGCTGGATGAAGATGGCGTGCTGGCAGGTGATCGCCGTGGGCGCGGTGGGCGGCGTCATCGCTACCTACAGCGCTATCAGCGCCATCTTCAGCACGGCGCAGGCCACGCCGTGCTATCTACGATAA
- the LOC134679388 gene encoding glycine cleavage system H protein, mitochondrial-like has translation MPHSSYVLCLKYSTGKLFTKKHEWISITNNIGTVGISNYAQEALGEVVYCQLPAVGTELVAGQECAALESVKAASEVYAPVSGTVTEINKEVESSPGLINKSCYGEGWLFRVRLSQTSNFDNLMTHAAYEDLLRNHEEH, from the exons ATgccccatagctcttat GTATTGTGTTTAAAATATTCGACAG GCAAATTATTCACAAAAAAGCATGAATGGATATCTATAACCAATAATATAGGAACAGTTGGAATTTCAAATTATGCGCAG GAAGCTCTCGGAGAGGTAGTGTACTGTCAGCTGCCCGCAGTTGGCACCGAACTAGTCGCGGGGCAGGAGTGTGCGGCACTAGAAAGCGTCAAGGCAGCCAGTGAAGTGTACGCTCCTGTTTCTGGCACG GTGACAGAAATAAACAAAGAGGTGGAATCCAGCCCAGGACTGATTAACAAATCATGCTACGGCGAGGGATGGCTCTTCCGGGTGCGGCTGTCGCAGACCAGCAACTTTGACAATTTGATGACACACGCAGCGTATGAAGACTTGCTGCGTAACCATGAAGAACACTAA
- the LOC134678231 gene encoding ATP synthase subunit gamma, mitochondrial-like — MVQLKQVSLRLKSIKNIQKITKTMKMVSASKFTRAERELRAARPFGYAPRKFYESSKLVAGPVDATPGQDKKAAAEPAAAPAAAAAPDQEADKKLKRVYIAVTSDRGLCGGVHSGVARRIRRDLIARNAEGANHKIFAIGDKSRGMLRRQFGPNMIVSIKDIGRQTPVFADASKMAAALSDSGYVYDIGDIYYNKFFSAVKYELSVIPFFNKDKVESAPNMTAFDDVDADQLECYTEWTLAALLYYALKESAASEQSARMSAMDNATKNASEMIRKLTLLFNRTRQSVITRELIEIISGAAALQQ, encoded by the exons atggtACAACTGAAGCAAGTGTCATTACGATTAAAGTccataaaaaatattcaaaaaattacaaAGACAATGAAGATGGTATCTGCGAGCAA ATTCACTAGAGCGGAAAGGGAATTAAGAGCTGCCAGACCATTTGGCTACGCCCCACGAAAGTTCTACGAGTCGAGTAAGCTGGTGGCGGGGCCGGTCGATGCGACGCCTGGCCAGGACAAGAAGGCGGCAGcggagccggcggcggcgccggcggccgcggcggcacCTGACCAGGAGGCTGACAAGAAACTCAAGAGAGTGTACATTGCTGTGACTTCTGATCGAG GACTATGCGGTGGGGTCCACAGCGGCGTAGCTCGTCGCATCCGCCGTGATCTGATAGCGAGAAACGCAGAGGGCGCCAACCACAAAATATTCGCCATAGGGGACAAATCACGCGGCATGCTTCGACGCCAGTTTGGGCCTAACATGATCGTTTCCATTAAAGAC atTGGTCGCCAAACACCTGTGTTTGCTGATGCGTCTAAGATGGCCGCTGCGCTATCCGACTCTGGATACGTTTATGACATAGGAGATATTTACTACAATAAGTTCTTCAGCGCTGTCAAATATGAACTAAGTGTTATACCTTTTTTCAACAAAGATAAGGTTGAG AGTGCGCCTAACATGACCGCGTTCGACGACGTGGACGCTGACCAGCTGGAGTGCTACACGGAGTGGACGCTGGCCGCGCTGCTGTACTACGCGCTGAAGGAGAGCGCGGCCTCCGAGCAGTCCGCGCGCATGTCCGCCATGGACAACGCCACCAAGAACGCCAGCGAGATGATCAGGAAACTCACACTGCTCTTCAACCGCACGCGCCAGTCCGTCATCACTAGGGAACTCATCGAGATCATTTCTGGTGCAGCTGCGTTGCAGCAGTAA